A single Triticum dicoccoides isolate Atlit2015 ecotype Zavitan chromosome 2A, WEW_v2.0, whole genome shotgun sequence DNA region contains:
- the LOC119355291 gene encoding aspartyl protease 37-like — protein MEAMPLLLFLALLAVPAYCLQSPRQSYHLELARVDSVDTGSLNITDHELLRRAIQRSRERLASITPRLYPTRNRKVVAGEAPVLSAGGEYLVKLGLGTPQRCFTAAIDTASDLIWTQCQPCVKCYRQKDPVFNPMASTTYAVVPCNSDTCDELDTHRCGRSGSEDDDDDDVCQYTYTYGGNSTTRGTLAVDTLTIGDDSFHGVVFGCSSSSVGGPPAEVSGVVGLGRGPLSLVSQLSVRRFMYCLPPPASRSAGRLVLGADATAMRNASDRIVVPMSINPRYPSYYYLNLNGMSIGDKAMSSSLRSSMNATAPGTPDPNPNPNVAASPVPVSGDGDGGGGTGPDAYGMIIDIASTITFLEESLYEELVDDLEEEIRLPRGSGSTLGLDLCFILPEGVPMSRVYAPSMSLAFDGEWLKLEKEELFVEDRESGMMCLMIGKTDGVSILGNYQQQNIQVMYNLRRERITFVKTNCEAMTH, from the coding sequence ATGGAGGCCATGCCGCTGCTACTCTTCCTCGCCCTCCTCGCCGTCCCGGCGTACTGCCTGCAGTCGCCGCGGCAGTCCTACCACCTCGAACTCGCCCGCGTGGACTCCGTGGACACCGGAAGCCTCAACATCACCGACCACGAGCTCCTCCGGCGCGCCATCCAGCGCAGCCGGGAGCGGCTGGCCAGCATCACGCCCCGCCTGTACCCGACCCGCAACCGCAAGGTGGTGGCGGGCGAGGCCCCGGTGCTGTCGGCCGGGGGCGAGTACCTGGTGAAGCTCGGGCTGGGCACGCCGCAGCGCTGCTTCACGGCGGCCATCGACACGGCCAGCGACCTCATCTGGACGCAGTGCCAGCCGTGCGTCAAGTGCTACCGTCAGAAGGACCCCGTGTTCAACCCCATGGCCTCGACCACCTACGCGGTGGTGCCGTGCAACAGCGACACGTGCGACGAGCTGGACACCCACCGGTGCGGGCGCAGCGgcagcgaggacgacgacgacgacgacgtgtGCCAGTACACCTACACGTACGGCGGGAACTCGACGACGAGGGGCACGCTGGCCGTGGACACGCTGACCATCGGCGACGACTCGTTCCACGGCGTCGTCTTCGGCTGCAGCAGCTCCAGCGTCGGGGGCCCGCCCGCGGAGGTGTCGGGGGTGGTGGGCCTCGGCCGCGGGCCGCTCTCGCTGGTGTCCCAGCTGTCGGTGCGGAGGTTCATGTACTGCCTGCCCCCGCCGGCCTCCAGGAGCGCGGGGAGGTTGGTCCTCGGCGCCGACGCCACGGCCATGCGCAACGCGTCGGACCGGATCGTGGTGCCCATGTCCATCAACCCGCGGTACCCGTCCTACTACTACCTCAACCTCAACGGGATGTCCATCGgcgacaaggccatgtcctcctccTTGAGGAGCAGCATGAACGCGACGGCTCCAGGTACCCCcgaccccaaccccaaccccaacgTGGCGGCGTCTCCCGTGCCCGtgtccggcgacggcgacggcggcggcggcacggggccGGACGCGTACGGGATGATCATCGACATCGCGTCCACGATCACGTTCCTGGAGGAGTCGCTGTACGAGGAGCTGGTGGACGACCTGGAGGAGGAGATCAGGCTGCCGCGGGGCTCCGGGTCGACCCTGGGGCTGGACCTCTGcttcatcctgccggagggggtgcCGATGAGCCGCGTGTACGCGCCGTCCATGTCGCTGGCGTTCGACGGGGAGTGGCtcaagctggagaaggaggagctgTTCGTGGAGGACCGGGAGAGCGGGATGATGTGCCTCATGATCGGCAAGACGGACGGGGTGTCCATCCTCGGCAACTACCAGCAGCAGAACATTCAGGTCATGTACAACCTGCGCCGGGAGAGGATCACCTTCGTCAAGACCAACTGCGAAGCCATGACTCACTAG
- the LOC119355292 gene encoding gamma-glutamylcyclotransferase 2-3-like, producing the protein MVMWVFGYGSLVWNPGFAYDARLVGFVRDYRRVFYQGSTDHRGTPEFPGRTVTLEHQPGSTCWGVAYKISREQDKQTALEYLEVREKQYDEKVYLDLYTDSSLKIPAVQDMMVYLATTNKEANQNYLGPAPLEEMAKQIYLAKGPTGPNTEYLFKLEDALNKIGVVDQHVQDLANAVRTYADTV; encoded by the exons atgGTGATGTGGGTGTTCGGCTACGGCTCCCTGGTGTGGAACCCCGGGTTCGCCTACGACGCCCGCCTCGTCGGCTTCGTCAGGGACTACCGCCGCGTCTTCTACCAGG GGAGCACGGACCACAGGGGCACGCCGGAGTTCCCCGGGAGGACCGTCACGCTGGAACACCAGCCCGGGTCCACATGC TGGGGAGTTGCTTACAAAATTTCAAGGGAGCAAGATAAGCAGACAGCCCTGGAg TACCTGGAAGTAAGAGAGAAGCAATATGATGAGAAGGTTTACCTTGACTTGTATACA GACTCTTCCCTCAAAATACCAGCAGTCCAAGATATGATGGT ATATTTAGCCACCACAAATAAGGAGGCCAACCAAAACTATCTTGGTCCTGCTCCGCTGGAAGAAATGGCCAA GCAAATCTACCTAGCCAAAGGCCCAACTGGACCTAATACAGAGTATCTGTTCAAACTTGAGGACGCATTAAACAAAATAG GTGTTGTGGATCAGCATGTTCAGGATTTGGCGAATGCTGTGCGCACTTATGCAGACACCGTGTAA